Proteins co-encoded in one Cygnus olor isolate bCygOlo1 chromosome 6, bCygOlo1.pri.v2, whole genome shotgun sequence genomic window:
- the NAB1 gene encoding NGFI-A-binding protein 1 encodes MASALPRTLGELQLYRILQKANLLFYFDAFIQQGGDDVQQLCEAGEEEFLEIMALVGMASKPLHVRRLQKALRDWVTNPGLFNQPLTSLPVSSIPIYKLPEGSPAWLGISCSSYERNSSTREPHLKIPKCAATTCVQSVGASKSDVVGNLSLQSGSEPRLWQGHHTTESEHSLSPADLGSPASPKENSETLDAAAALSVAECVERMVPSLPKSDLSEVKELLKTNKKLAKMIGHIFEMSDEDPHKEEEIRKYSAIYGRFDSKRKDGKHLTLHELTVNEAAAQLCVKDNALLTRRDELFALARQISREVTYKYTYRTTKSKCGERDELSPKRIKIEDGYPDFQDSVQTLYQPDKMPLALAKGKSEDSAALNSQSEKVMAKQMEFLCSQAGLERRLSTGCYRQNSEEHSPNGMSLDNIDGQGERPLNLRMSNLPSRQLQHISLDGEQHVGKPLCSELIRLYPGGEAKSQSSEGLGILKDFPHSAFNNIERKVIKTEPEDTR; translated from the exons ATGGCGTCAGCTCTACCCAGAACCCTTGGGGAATTGCAGCTGTATCGAATACTACAAAAAGCAAATCTCTTATTCTACTTCGATGCCTTCATTCAGCAGGGTGGTGATGAtgtccagcagctctgtgaagcAGGTGAAGAGGAGTTTTTGGAGATAATGGCTCTCGTAGGCATGGCTAGCAAGCCACTTCATGTTCGAAGGCTGCAGAAAGCTTTGAGGGACTGGGTCACAAACCCTGGTCTTTTTAACCAGCCTCTCACTTCCTTACCGGTCAGCAGCATTCCAATATATAAACTGCCAGAAGGGTCTCCTGCGTGGCTGGGGATATCCTGCAGTAGTTACGAGCGGAACAGCAGTACCAGAGAGCCTCACCTGAAGATCCCAAAATGTGCTGCCACAACTTGTGTGCAAAGCGTGGGTGCGAGCAAATCTGATGTGGTGGGGAACTTATCGCTACAGAGTGGCAGTGAACCGAGACTCTGGCAAGGACACCACACTACAGAGAGCGAACACAGTCTTTCCCCGGCTGACCTTGGCTCTCCAGCTTcaccaaaggaaaacagtgagaccttggatgctgctgctgctctgtcagtTGCTGAATGCGTAGAACGTATGGTTCCCTCCCTGCCCAAAAGTGACTTGAGTGAAGTCAAGGagttactgaaaacaaataagaaactGGCAAAGATGATTGGCCATATCTTTGAGATGAGTGATGAGGACCCTCACAAAGAGGAGGAGATCAGGAAGTACAGTGCAATATATGGCAGATTTGACTCAAAAAGAAAGGATGGCAAGCACCTTACCCTCCACGAG CTGACAGTTAATGAAGCAGCCGCTCAACTGTGTGTGAAAGATAATGCATTGTTGACCAGGAGAGATGAACTCTTCGCACTAGCTCGGCAAATCTCTCGAGAAGTTACATACAAGTATACTTACAGGACCACCAA ATCTAAATGCGGAGAACGGGACGAACTGTCACCAAAGAGAATCAAGATAGAG GATGGTTATCCTGACTTCCAGGACTCAGTCCAAACACTCTATCAGCCAGACAAAATGCCACTTGCTTTGGCTAAAGGAAAGAGTGAAGACTCAGCAGCTCTTAACTCCCAG TCTGAAAAGGTAATGGCAAAACAGATGGAGTTTCTTTGCAGCCAGGCTGGATTAGAGAGACGTCTTTCCACAGGATGTTACAGACAAAACTCAGAAGAGCACAGCCCCAATGGCATGTCATTAGATAACATTGATGGACAAG GTGAGAGACCGCTGAATCTCCGAATGTCAAATCTTCCCAGTAGACAGTTGCAGCACATTTCACTTGATGGTGAGCAGCATGTTGGAAAACCTCTGTGCAGCGAATTGATCCGGCTTTACCCTGGTGGTGAGGCAAAGTCCCAGTCCTCGG AAGGCCTTGGTATTCTAAAGGATTTTCCTCACTCGGCGTTTAACAACATAGAAAGGAAGGTCATAAAAACAGAACCTGAAGACACAAGATAG